A region of Oxyura jamaicensis isolate SHBP4307 breed ruddy duck chromosome 5, BPBGC_Ojam_1.0, whole genome shotgun sequence DNA encodes the following proteins:
- the LOC118167657 gene encoding SERTA domain-containing protein 2-like: MLGRGLKRKLSDYEENVAGLSSAFDSSRNLPYPLKRQLVLNMCLTKLQTYKMLVEPNLHRSVLIANTVRQIQEEMRQESNQQPVNVCAGITPSTHSYTGMESSGISLQLPSGISQQESNCCDLRSAEDQIENSLLIVSDDDMSSAISSILKDLDFVEDISPPTCLVPTGDDQPKFPENAGLKLEDDRQDLKGAECVFGSFEISNSTSYLKDLAIDDIFEDIDTSMYDSDFCCPPLMPPRPPPLATEEPLKTFPSCNSSSANNIQICRTDLSELDHIMEILVGS, from the coding sequence ATGTTGGGGAGAGGCCTAAAACGCAAGCTGAGTGACTATGAGGAGAATGTGGCAGGTCTCTCCAGTGCCTTCGATTCCAGTCGAAATCTGCCATATCCGCTTAAGAGGCAGCTGGTGCTTAACATGTGCCTCACCAAGTTACAGACTTACAAAATGCTGGTGGAACCGAACTTGCACCGCTCTGTCCTCATAGCCAACACCGTGCGGCAAATTCAAGAGGAAATGAGACAAGAGAGTAATCAGCAGCCAGTTAATGTCTGCGCTGGCATTACTCCTAGTACTCACAGCTACACAGGGATGGAGTCATCTGGGATTTCCTTACAGTTGCCTTCAGGTATTAGTCAGCAAGAGTCTAACTGTTGTGACTTGCGGTCTGCAGAAGACCAGATAGAAAATAGCCTGCTGATAGTTTCAGATGATGATATGTCGTCTGCTATTTCATCAATTCTGAAGGATTTAGACTTTGTAGAAGACATAAGCCCACCTACTTGTCTGGTTCCTACTGGAGATGACCAGCCAAAGTTTCCAGAAAATGCCGGTCTAAAGCTAGAAGATGATAGACAGGATTTGAAGGGAGCTGAATGCGTGTTTGGTTCCTTTGAGATTTCAAATTCAACTAGCTACTTGAAGGATTTGGCAATAGATGACATTTTTGAAGATATTGACACTTCAATGTATGATTCAGACTTCTGTTGCCCTCCGCTAATGCCACCCAGACCACCACCTCTTGCTACAGAGGAACCATTGAAAACCTTCCCATCGTGTAATTCTTCTTCAGCAAACAACATTCAAATATGTAGAACGGATCTGAGTGAGCTGGACCACATCATGGAAATTCTTGTTGGATCCTGA